A stretch of Saccharothrix texasensis DNA encodes these proteins:
- a CDS encoding NAD-dependent epimerase/dehydratase family protein, translating into MRVFVTGASGWIGSAVTDELLAHDHEVVGLARTAEAAAALEAKGATAHRGSLDDVDSLAAGAVAADAVVHLAFKHDFTDYAGAGRSEHSAVRRMLDAVEGSGKPFLLASGVASDIADRPLTEDDPSPHHGADSPRGGSENLALSYADRGVRPVALRFAASVHGAGDPGFVSVLAKVAKHRGAVGYLGDGSNRWPAVHRSDAARLVRLALDRAPAGSRVHAVAEEGLPTRDIAAAIGDYLGLDTVSVPREDAEAHFGWIGHFAGMDITASSARTRDLLGWTPTGPTLLADIAAGAYRLPQ; encoded by the coding sequence GCCTCGCCCGCACCGCCGAGGCGGCTGCCGCCTTGGAGGCCAAGGGCGCGACCGCGCACCGCGGCAGCCTGGACGACGTCGACAGCCTGGCCGCCGGGGCGGTGGCCGCCGACGCCGTCGTCCACCTCGCCTTCAAGCACGACTTCACCGACTACGCCGGCGCCGGCCGCAGCGAGCACTCCGCCGTGCGCCGGATGCTCGACGCCGTCGAGGGCAGCGGCAAGCCGTTCCTGCTCGCCTCCGGCGTGGCCTCGGACATCGCGGACCGGCCGCTGACGGAGGACGACCCGTCGCCGCACCACGGCGCCGACTCGCCGCGCGGCGGCAGCGAGAACCTGGCCCTGTCCTACGCCGACCGCGGTGTCCGGCCGGTGGCGCTGCGCTTCGCCGCGTCCGTGCACGGCGCGGGCGACCCCGGCTTCGTCTCGGTCCTGGCGAAGGTCGCGAAGCACCGGGGCGCGGTCGGGTACCTCGGCGACGGCTCGAACCGCTGGCCCGCCGTGCACCGCTCCGACGCGGCACGGCTGGTCCGGCTCGCGCTGGACCGGGCGCCGGCGGGGTCGCGGGTGCACGCCGTGGCCGAGGAGGGCCTGCCGACCCGTGACATCGCCGCCGCCATCGGCGACTACCTGGGCCTGGACACGGTGTCGGTCCCGCGGGAGGACGCCGAGGCGCACTTCGGCTGGATCGGGCACTTCGCCGGCATGGACATCACCGCGTCCAGCGCCCGCACCCGGGACCTGCTGGGCTGGACGCCGACCGGCCCGACGCTGCTCGCCGACATCGCCGCCGGCGCCTACCGCCTGCCGCAGTGA
- a CDS encoding ABC transporter ATP-binding protein → MTVPKTGPTTGRLRGAELTLSYDERVVVSGLDVEIPDGSFTVIVGPNACGKSTVLKALARMLKPRAGAVYLDGRAISAYRSKEVARRLGLLPQTSIAPGGITVGELVARGRYPHQRLLRQWSAEDEEVTAGAMRMTGVHDLADRLVDELSGGQRQRVWLAMVLAQQTSILLLDEPTTFLDIAHQVEVLDLCADLHEDGNHTLVAVLHDLNQACRYATHLIAMKPGVGVVAQGEPAAVVTAELVEDVFGLPCRVIEDPETGTPLVVPLRRQRVTA, encoded by the coding sequence GTGACCGTGCCGAAGACGGGGCCGACCACCGGGCGACTGCGCGGTGCGGAGCTGACGCTGTCCTACGACGAGCGCGTCGTGGTGTCCGGGTTGGACGTCGAGATCCCGGACGGCTCGTTCACCGTCATCGTGGGCCCCAACGCGTGCGGCAAGTCCACCGTGCTCAAGGCGTTGGCGCGGATGCTCAAACCCCGCGCCGGGGCCGTGTACCTCGACGGCCGGGCGATCTCCGCCTACCGCTCCAAGGAGGTCGCGCGCCGGCTGGGCCTGCTGCCGCAGACCTCCATCGCGCCCGGCGGCATCACCGTCGGCGAGCTCGTGGCCCGGGGCCGGTACCCGCACCAGCGGCTGCTGCGGCAGTGGTCCGCCGAGGACGAGGAGGTCACCGCGGGCGCGATGCGGATGACCGGCGTGCACGACCTGGCCGACCGCCTGGTGGACGAGCTGTCCGGCGGGCAGCGGCAACGCGTGTGGCTGGCCATGGTGCTCGCGCAGCAGACGTCGATCCTGCTGCTGGACGAGCCGACCACGTTCCTCGACATCGCGCACCAGGTCGAGGTGCTCGACCTGTGCGCCGACCTGCACGAGGACGGCAACCACACGCTCGTCGCCGTGCTGCACGACCTGAACCAGGCGTGCCGCTACGCCACCCACCTGATCGCGATGAAGCCCGGTGTCGGCGTGGTGGCGCAGGGCGAGCCCGCCGCCGTCGTGACCGCCGAGCTGGTGGAGGACGTGTTCGGCCTGCCGTGCCGGGTGATCGAGGACCCGGAGACCGGCACGCCCCTGGTCGTGCCGCTGCGGCGGCAGCGCGTCACCGCGTAA
- a CDS encoding FecCD family ABC transporter permease: MRTVRTPAVSLRISERALLVSSAIAVLTAVAAVATMVTGDFPLTVGEVLATVAGQGDGYADFVVFTLRLPRLITGLLVGAALALSGAILQSLSRNPLASPDIIGFTQGAATGAIAVLVLAQGSMAATALGATAAGLLTSTAVYLLALKQGVQGFRLVLIGIGVSAMMLAVNSYLITRATLESALAAQTWLVGGLNNRGWDQAQVVAVVLAVLLPCALALGRRLALLEMGDSAATGLGVNAERTRLALLAVSVGLAAVATAAAGPISFVALAAPQVARRLTGASGPGLAASALTGGLLLVVGDFAVQRLFPTTQLPVGIATGAIGGLYLVWLLAHEWRKGSTT, translated from the coding sequence GTGAGGACCGTCCGCACCCCCGCCGTCTCGCTGCGGATCAGCGAACGGGCGCTGCTCGTCAGCTCGGCCATCGCCGTGCTGACCGCGGTCGCCGCCGTCGCGACCATGGTCACCGGCGACTTCCCGCTGACCGTGGGCGAGGTGCTGGCCACGGTCGCCGGGCAGGGCGACGGCTACGCCGACTTCGTCGTCTTCACGCTGCGCCTGCCACGGCTGATCACCGGCCTGCTGGTCGGCGCGGCGCTCGCGCTCAGCGGCGCGATCCTCCAGTCCCTGTCCCGCAACCCGCTGGCCAGCCCCGACATCATCGGCTTCACCCAGGGCGCGGCCACCGGCGCGATCGCGGTGCTCGTGCTGGCGCAGGGCAGCATGGCGGCCACCGCGCTCGGCGCGACCGCCGCGGGCCTGCTCACCTCCACCGCCGTGTACCTGCTGGCCCTCAAGCAGGGCGTGCAGGGCTTCCGGCTGGTGCTCATCGGCATCGGCGTGAGCGCCATGATGCTCGCGGTCAACTCCTACCTGATCACGCGGGCCACGCTGGAGAGCGCGCTGGCCGCGCAGACGTGGCTGGTCGGCGGCCTGAACAACCGGGGCTGGGACCAGGCCCAGGTGGTCGCGGTCGTGCTGGCCGTGCTGCTGCCGTGCGCGCTGGCGCTGGGACGGCGGCTGGCGCTGCTGGAGATGGGCGACAGCGCCGCCACCGGCCTCGGCGTGAACGCCGAGCGCACCCGGCTGGCGCTGCTCGCGGTGAGCGTCGGCCTGGCCGCCGTCGCCACCGCCGCCGCCGGGCCGATCAGCTTCGTGGCCCTGGCCGCGCCGCAGGTCGCCCGCCGGCTCACCGGCGCGTCCGGGCCCGGCCTGGCCGCGTCGGCGCTCACCGGCGGCCTGCTGCTGGTCGTCGGCGACTTCGCGGTGCAACGGCTGTTCCCGACGACCCAGCTGCCGGTCGGCATCGCCACCGGCGCCATCGGCGGGCTCTACCTGGTGTGGCTGCTGGCCCACGAGTGGCGGAAGGGGAGCACGACGTGA
- a CDS encoding FecCD family ABC transporter permease, producing the protein MSRDAVRGVGLLVSIGVLGLIVLLSLWIGTKSIPFADTFALLLADDGTGDAAIVRDVRVPRAVLGLLVGAALGLSGAVMQALTRNPLADPGLLGVNMGAAAAIVSAIAFFGITSPTGYVWFALLGAAGTATVVYVLGAAGRGAATPDRLVLSGAALTAVLYAYVSAILLLFTHTFDSFRFWNVGSLAGRDFELVGQVSPFVLPGILIAFLLARNLNVLALGDHTGKALGANVNRTRAFGVLSVTLMAGAATAAAGPIAFVGLTVPHVARMIGGSDQRWVLAYSAVLSPILLLGSDVVGRVVIAPQEMEVGIITAFIGAPVFIALCRRRKLATL; encoded by the coding sequence GTGTCGCGCGACGCGGTGCGAGGGGTCGGCCTGCTGGTGTCGATCGGCGTGCTCGGCCTGATCGTGCTGCTCAGCCTGTGGATCGGCACCAAGAGCATCCCCTTCGCCGACACCTTCGCCCTGCTCCTCGCCGACGACGGCACCGGCGACGCGGCCATCGTGCGCGACGTCCGCGTGCCCCGGGCGGTGCTCGGCCTGCTGGTCGGCGCGGCGCTCGGCCTGTCCGGCGCGGTGATGCAGGCGCTGACCCGCAACCCGCTCGCCGATCCCGGCCTGCTCGGCGTGAACATGGGCGCGGCGGCGGCGATCGTGTCCGCCATCGCGTTCTTCGGCATCACCAGCCCCACCGGGTACGTGTGGTTCGCCCTGCTCGGCGCGGCGGGCACGGCGACCGTCGTCTACGTCCTCGGGGCGGCGGGGCGGGGCGCGGCCACCCCGGATCGGCTGGTGCTCAGCGGCGCGGCGCTCACCGCGGTGCTCTACGCCTACGTCTCGGCGATCCTGCTGTTGTTCACGCACACGTTCGACTCGTTCCGGTTCTGGAACGTCGGCTCGCTCGCCGGCCGGGACTTCGAGCTGGTCGGCCAGGTCTCGCCGTTCGTGCTGCCCGGCATCCTCATCGCGTTCCTGCTGGCCCGGAACCTCAACGTGCTGGCGCTCGGCGACCACACCGGCAAGGCGCTCGGCGCGAACGTCAACCGCACCCGCGCGTTCGGCGTCCTGTCCGTCACGCTCATGGCGGGCGCCGCGACCGCCGCCGCCGGGCCGATCGCGTTCGTCGGCCTGACCGTGCCGCACGTGGCCCGCATGATCGGCGGCAGCGACCAGCGCTGGGTGCTGGCGTACTCGGCGGTGCTCTCGCCGATCCTGCTGCTCGGCTCGGACGTCGTCGGCCGGGTGGTCATCGCCCCGCAGGAGATGGAGGTCGGCATCATCACCGCGTTCATCGGCGCGCCGGTGTTCATCGCGCTGTGCCGCCGCCGGAAGTTGGCGACGCTGTGA
- a CDS encoding WXG100 family type VII secretion target, which produces MTDQWTGAGIFESYSSFVKTIEGDAQSETERVLDITFGAIDVVASTVALVVDPIGTLLAAGIGWLIEHVSFLREPLDMLMGDRDAIQAHIELVKADAKQIRDQAELHKTAMAQFTGWEGKAAEAFKQSMDRLGGELDSLAEVVDGTARVTAVTGTLIIILRDIVRDLIAGLLAQLVKGALIAAAAAVFTLGASIVGFIGYAVGAATALAVQIGARIAKLIAALGRQAARLGKLGGSMGSIGQGFSRFGDAGGIVHEGVKAGGGYGDFYGDGKNGVPPRTDQPKAAV; this is translated from the coding sequence ATGACCGACCAGTGGACCGGAGCCGGGATCTTCGAGAGCTATTCGAGCTTCGTCAAGACGATCGAGGGCGACGCGCAGAGCGAGACCGAACGCGTCCTGGACATCACGTTCGGCGCGATCGACGTGGTCGCCTCGACGGTGGCGCTGGTCGTCGACCCGATCGGCACGCTGCTGGCGGCCGGCATCGGGTGGCTGATCGAGCACGTCAGCTTCCTGCGCGAGCCGCTGGACATGCTGATGGGCGACCGCGACGCCATCCAGGCGCACATCGAGCTGGTCAAGGCCGACGCCAAGCAGATCCGCGACCAGGCCGAGCTGCACAAGACCGCGATGGCCCAGTTCACCGGCTGGGAGGGCAAGGCGGCCGAGGCGTTCAAGCAGAGCATGGACCGGCTCGGCGGCGAGCTGGACTCGCTGGCCGAGGTCGTGGACGGCACGGCGCGCGTCACCGCGGTGACCGGCACGCTGATCATCATCCTGCGCGACATCGTGCGCGACCTGATCGCCGGCCTGCTCGCGCAGCTCGTCAAGGGCGCGCTGATCGCGGCGGCCGCCGCGGTGTTCACCCTGGGCGCGTCCATCGTCGGGTTCATCGGCTACGCGGTCGGCGCGGCCACCGCGCTGGCGGTGCAGATCGGCGCCCGGATCGCCAAGCTGATCGCCGCGCTGGGCAGGCAGGCCGCGCGGCTGGGCAAGCTCGGCGGTTCGATGGGCTCGATCGGGCAGGGCTTCTCGCGGTTCGGCGACGCGGGCGGCATCGTGCACGAGGGCGTGAAGGCCGGCGGCGGGTACGGCGACTTCTACGGCGACGGCAAGAACGGCGTGCCGCCGCGGACCGACCAGCCCAAGGCGGCCGTCTGA
- a CDS encoding class I SAM-dependent methyltransferase has protein sequence MTNHIDEALRALADGDIGGAREALRGGGTPLAAALAEHLAAARDGSLYDRPAAFEAFIDGGGNVGLYGAVTEALGRVCAEARPASLLDIGCGDGRALRPVMASTRAPAAVTLVEPSTALLDEAVRALAGHDVDARNTRVEPFAAELPADAVFDVAQSTFALHTLPHEVRDRVLADLVGHVGVLAVVEFDVPDLPHASPEHRRFLAEAYERGLTEYEADRDLVAQGFLMPVLTGQLVPGATRATWEQPAARWAEQVGRAGFTEVRVTRLHDYWWSPAFLLTASGSPGSAA, from the coding sequence GTGACGAACCACATCGACGAGGCGTTGCGGGCGTTGGCGGACGGCGACATCGGCGGCGCGAGGGAGGCGCTCCGGGGCGGGGGCACCCCGTTGGCGGCGGCGCTGGCCGAGCACCTGGCGGCGGCGCGGGACGGCTCGCTGTACGACCGGCCCGCGGCGTTCGAGGCGTTCATCGACGGCGGCGGCAACGTGGGGCTGTACGGGGCCGTCACCGAGGCGTTGGGGCGGGTGTGCGCCGAGGCGCGGCCGGCGAGCCTGCTGGACATCGGCTGCGGCGACGGGCGTGCGCTGCGGCCCGTCATGGCCTCGACCCGCGCGCCGGCCGCGGTGACGCTCGTCGAGCCCTCCACCGCGTTGCTCGACGAGGCGGTGCGGGCGTTGGCGGGCCACGACGTCGACGCCCGGAACACCAGGGTGGAGCCGTTCGCGGCGGAGCTGCCCGCGGACGCCGTGTTCGACGTGGCCCAGTCGACGTTCGCCCTGCACACCCTGCCGCACGAGGTGCGCGACCGCGTGCTGGCCGACCTGGTGGGGCACGTCGGCGTGCTCGCCGTGGTCGAGTTCGACGTGCCGGACCTGCCGCACGCGAGCCCGGAGCACCGCCGGTTCCTGGCCGAGGCCTACGAGCGCGGGCTGACCGAGTACGAGGCCGACCGGGACCTGGTGGCGCAGGGGTTCCTGATGCCGGTGCTGACCGGTCAGCTGGTGCCGGGGGCGACCCGGGCCACCTGGGAGCAGCCCGCGGCGCGGTGGGCGGAGCAGGTCGGGCGGGCCGGGTTCACCGAGGTCCGGGTCACCCGGCTGCACGACTACTGGTGGTCCCCCGCGTTCCTGCTCACCGCGTCAGGGTCGCCGGGGTCCGCGGCTTGA
- a CDS encoding DUF4267 domain-containing protein — translation MTHQRINTVLAALVVLAGFSFGLNFLLDGPGAAAGFGIDPWPEGNGYFVVKGVRDLAYGLTALILLLLRHRRALGWVVLADAIIPIGDCVAVMTDGGTVGYALAVHGSAAVLVLVTAASLLWETRKTSGSATLKPRTPATLTR, via the coding sequence ATGACCCACCAGCGGATCAACACGGTCCTCGCCGCGCTCGTCGTCCTCGCCGGGTTCTCCTTCGGCCTCAACTTCCTGCTCGACGGGCCGGGCGCGGCAGCGGGGTTCGGCATCGACCCGTGGCCGGAGGGCAACGGGTACTTCGTGGTCAAGGGCGTGCGCGACCTCGCCTACGGGCTGACCGCGCTCATCCTGTTGCTGCTGCGGCACCGCCGCGCCCTCGGCTGGGTGGTGCTCGCCGACGCGATCATCCCGATCGGCGACTGCGTCGCCGTGATGACCGACGGCGGCACGGTGGGCTACGCGCTGGCCGTGCACGGCTCCGCGGCCGTGCTGGTGCTCGTCACGGCGGCGTCGCTGCTGTGGGAGACCCGGAAGACCTCGGGGTCGGCCACCCTCAAGCCGCGGACCCCGGCGACCCTGACGCGGTGA
- a CDS encoding TetR/AcrR family transcriptional regulator translates to MSIQERRERERAERHRLIVDAARELAEAEGWDAVTTRRLAERVEYSQPVLYSHFKGKDAIVRAVAVQGFVDITERMRAARTAHRSPRQALRALAVAYLDFAAERPALYEAMFVREVDLSFGSGDTPPELRAAFGEFVAVVEPLAGDDVETRIEVFWSALHGQATLDHGHRLRPTHRRARLDLLLSLFS, encoded by the coding sequence GTGTCCATCCAGGAGCGCCGTGAGCGCGAACGCGCCGAGCGGCACCGGCTGATCGTCGACGCGGCCAGGGAGCTGGCCGAGGCGGAGGGGTGGGACGCGGTCACCACCCGCCGCTTGGCCGAGCGCGTCGAGTACAGCCAGCCGGTGCTCTACAGCCACTTCAAGGGCAAGGACGCGATCGTGCGCGCCGTGGCCGTGCAGGGCTTCGTCGACATCACCGAACGCATGCGCGCCGCCCGCACGGCCCACCGCTCACCCCGGCAGGCGCTGCGCGCGCTGGCGGTCGCCTACCTGGACTTCGCCGCCGAACGGCCCGCGTTGTACGAAGCCATGTTCGTGCGGGAGGTCGACCTGTCGTTCGGCTCCGGCGACACCCCGCCCGAGCTGCGGGCCGCGTTCGGCGAGTTCGTGGCCGTCGTCGAACCCCTGGCCGGCGACGACGTGGAGACCAGGATCGAGGTGTTCTGGAGCGCCCTGCACGGCCAAGCCACCCTCGACCACGGCCACCGCCTGCGCCCGACCCACCGCCGGGCCCGCCTCGACCTGCTGCTGAGCCTGTTCTCCTAG
- a CDS encoding PPOX class F420-dependent oxidoreductase, whose translation MAFTDEEIAYLRSQPLGRLATLGAGGQPDVVPVAVEFDGTFLWVGGGATVRATRKFRNVAAGNHKVALVVDDLVSLEPFVARGVRVYGHAEQPFERVGLVGPGTYLRITPTVSWSWNLAGEPVGGAWYPSDRTVH comes from the coding sequence ATGGCCTTCACCGATGAGGAGATCGCGTACCTGAGGTCGCAGCCGCTCGGCCGGTTGGCGACCCTCGGCGCGGGCGGGCAGCCCGACGTCGTGCCGGTGGCCGTCGAGTTCGACGGAACGTTCCTGTGGGTCGGCGGTGGTGCGACGGTGCGCGCCACCCGGAAGTTCCGCAACGTCGCCGCCGGGAACCACAAGGTGGCGCTGGTGGTCGACGACCTGGTGTCACTCGAACCGTTCGTCGCCCGCGGCGTTCGCGTGTACGGCCACGCCGAGCAGCCCTTCGAGCGGGTCGGCCTGGTCGGCCCCGGCACCTACCTGCGCATCACGCCCACCGTGTCGTGGAGCTGGAACCTCGCGGGCGAGCCGGTCGGCGGCGCCTGGTACCCGTCGGACAGGACGGTGCACTAG
- a CDS encoding RNA polymerase sigma-70 factor yields the protein MDGHKVALVTGANKGIGRGVAGRLAALGSTVLLGARDRRRGEEAAAALGGGRGAAGHARRGRAHRRVLRRRRPGGPVTRAEEFEELRPLLFSIAYRILGSVVEAEDAVQETWLRHDASPTRQVSTQAFLPAVVTRISIDVLRSARVRREEYVGPWFPEPLLTDPYQDPERSAEPADSLSVAALLLLERLSPLERAVFVLREVFGFGFPEVATAVDRSEAACRQLAVRARRHVDDGLPRFDADRRGRDELAGRFFAAFRDGDVDVDGVRELLAADVHLVGDAGGRGPRWAADFVGAEEVARVLVALVPPFARIGGVVEPRRVNGEPGAVFRDRDGEVVDTRALDVLDGRVRTIRTVVDPDELGHVGPVADAWAVLRETTAVRRGRGCRPTRCGGRTAR from the coding sequence ATGGACGGGCACAAGGTCGCGCTGGTCACCGGGGCGAACAAGGGGATCGGCCGCGGGGTCGCCGGGCGGCTCGCGGCGTTGGGCTCCACCGTCCTGCTCGGCGCCCGCGACCGGCGGCGCGGCGAGGAGGCCGCCGCGGCGCTGGGCGGCGGTCGTGGTGCGGCCGGCCACGCTCGGCGCGGACGGGCCCACCGCCGGGTTCTGCGGCGCCGACGGCCCGGTGGCCCGGTGACCCGCGCCGAGGAGTTCGAGGAGCTGCGACCGCTGCTGTTCTCGATCGCCTACCGGATCCTGGGCAGCGTGGTCGAGGCCGAGGACGCCGTCCAGGAGACCTGGCTGCGCCACGACGCGTCCCCGACCCGGCAGGTGTCGACCCAGGCGTTCCTGCCCGCCGTGGTCACCCGGATCTCGATCGACGTGCTGCGCTCGGCCCGCGTCCGGCGCGAGGAGTACGTCGGGCCGTGGTTCCCGGAGCCGCTGCTCACCGATCCCTACCAGGACCCGGAGCGGTCGGCGGAGCCGGCCGACTCGCTGTCGGTGGCGGCGCTGCTCCTGCTGGAGCGGCTGTCCCCGCTCGAACGCGCCGTCTTCGTGCTGCGGGAGGTGTTCGGGTTCGGCTTCCCCGAGGTCGCGACGGCCGTGGACCGGTCGGAGGCGGCGTGCCGGCAGCTCGCCGTGCGGGCGCGCCGGCACGTGGACGACGGCCTGCCGCGGTTCGACGCCGACCGGCGTGGGCGCGACGAGCTCGCGGGGCGGTTCTTCGCCGCCTTCCGCGACGGGGACGTGGACGTGGACGGGGTGCGCGAACTGCTCGCCGCCGACGTGCACCTGGTCGGTGACGCCGGCGGCAGGGGACCTCGGTGGGCCGCGGACTTCGTCGGCGCGGAGGAGGTGGCCCGGGTGCTGGTCGCGCTCGTGCCGCCGTTCGCCCGGATCGGCGGCGTGGTGGAGCCCCGGCGGGTGAACGGCGAGCCGGGGGCGGTGTTCCGCGACCGGGACGGCGAGGTCGTCGACACCCGGGCGCTGGACGTCCTCGACGGGCGGGTGCGGACGATCCGCACGGTGGTCGACCCCGACGAGCTCGGGCACGTCGGCCCGGTGGCGGACGCCTGGGCGGTGCTCCGCGAGACGACGGCGGTCAGGCGTGGCCGAGGGTGTCGTCCCACTCGATGCGGTGGTCGAACTGCCAGGTGA
- a CDS encoding FAD-dependent oxidoreductase encodes MRATVIGGGIGGPVAAMALRKAGIGATVHERYDRTADGSGGALSIAPNGLQALAVVGLADAVRAIGTPMTAMELQSWTGRTLGRFGSEPPQLLVWRYDLYRLLREEAARRGIAVEHGRELVAAEDRGTHVTARFADGSAVDSDLLVGADGIRSTVRRIIDPGAPGPRYAGLLGFGARLARTGEASSGGAMRLVSGKRAFFGYQVDDDGSGGWFANLPRKTPLTTAQARATSPREWLDVLAEAFAADRTPAAAMVAATDPADLVVTGALEDVPSVPRWSRGRLVLVGDAAHATSPSSGQGASLAFESAVQLARCLRDLPHDEAFRAYEALRRDRVERIIAQAARTNRDKAAGPVGRLLRDALMPLAFKFVDPAKFTWQFDHRIEWDDTLGHA; translated from the coding sequence ATGAGGGCGACCGTGATCGGGGGAGGCATCGGCGGGCCCGTCGCCGCGATGGCCCTGCGCAAGGCGGGGATCGGGGCGACCGTGCACGAGCGGTACGACCGCACGGCCGACGGCTCGGGCGGCGCGCTGAGCATCGCGCCCAACGGGTTGCAGGCCTTGGCGGTGGTGGGGCTGGCCGACGCGGTGCGCGCGATCGGCACGCCGATGACCGCGATGGAGCTGCAGAGCTGGACGGGCCGGACGCTCGGCCGGTTCGGCAGCGAACCGCCACAGCTGCTGGTGTGGCGCTACGACCTGTACCGCCTGCTGCGGGAGGAGGCGGCCCGGCGGGGGATCGCCGTCGAGCACGGCAGGGAACTCGTCGCCGCCGAGGACCGCGGCACGCACGTCACGGCGCGGTTCGCCGACGGTTCCGCGGTGGACTCCGACCTGCTGGTCGGCGCGGACGGCATCCGGTCGACCGTGCGGCGGATCATCGACCCGGGCGCGCCGGGCCCGCGCTACGCCGGTCTGCTCGGCTTCGGCGCGCGGCTGGCGCGCACCGGTGAGGCGTCCTCCGGCGGCGCGATGCGGCTCGTGTCGGGCAAGCGCGCGTTCTTCGGCTACCAGGTCGACGACGACGGCTCGGGCGGCTGGTTCGCCAACCTGCCCCGCAAGACCCCGCTGACCACGGCGCAAGCGCGGGCCACGAGCCCGCGGGAGTGGCTGGACGTGCTGGCCGAGGCCTTCGCCGCCGACCGCACGCCCGCCGCGGCCATGGTCGCCGCCACCGACCCGGCCGACCTCGTCGTGACGGGCGCGTTGGAGGACGTGCCCAGCGTGCCGAGGTGGAGCCGCGGTCGGCTGGTCCTGGTCGGCGACGCCGCGCACGCTACGTCGCCCAGCTCGGGCCAGGGCGCCTCGCTGGCGTTCGAGAGCGCCGTGCAGCTGGCCCGCTGCCTGCGGGACCTGCCGCACGACGAGGCGTTCCGGGCCTACGAGGCGCTGCGGCGGGACCGGGTGGAGCGGATCATCGCCCAGGCCGCGCGGACGAACCGCGACAAGGCCGCCGGTCCCGTCGGCCGCCTGCTGCGGGACGCCCTGATGCCGCTGGCGTTCAAGTTCGTCGACCCGGCGAAGTTCACCTGGCAGTTCGACCACCGCATCGAGTGGGACGACACCCTCGGCCACGCCTGA
- a CDS encoding PadR family transcriptional regulator, with the protein MSKRKVGNLLGLAVLGYLVREPLHPYELSRLMRAHGDDRSIKFTHGSLYMVFGQLQKAGFIVEHETSREGQRPERTVYALTDAGRAELKDWMRELVAEPVHEHPRFVAALSMIAALHPDEVVALLRDRLDGLRRQVDEAEAILAGADAHPLFLVEEEYRVALLNAEVAFVRHFLARIDDWRPLWAGFHEGER; encoded by the coding sequence GTGTCCAAGCGGAAGGTCGGCAACCTGCTCGGGTTGGCGGTGCTCGGCTATCTCGTCCGCGAGCCCCTGCACCCCTACGAGCTGAGCCGGCTCATGAGGGCGCACGGCGACGACCGCAGCATCAAGTTCACCCACGGCTCGCTCTACATGGTGTTCGGGCAGCTCCAGAAGGCCGGCTTCATCGTGGAGCACGAGACGTCCCGGGAGGGGCAGCGGCCGGAGCGCACGGTCTACGCGTTGACCGACGCCGGTCGCGCCGAGCTGAAGGACTGGATGCGGGAGCTGGTCGCCGAACCGGTGCACGAGCACCCGCGGTTCGTCGCGGCCCTGTCCATGATCGCGGCCCTGCACCCGGACGAGGTCGTCGCGCTCCTGCGCGACCGGCTCGACGGGCTGCGCCGGCAGGTGGACGAGGCCGAGGCGATCCTGGCCGGCGCCGACGCGCACCCGCTGTTCCTGGTCGAGGAGGAGTACCGCGTCGCGCTGCTGAACGCCGAGGTGGCGTTCGTCCGGCACTTCCTGGCGCGCATCGACGACTGGCGCCCGCTGTGGGCGGGTTTCCACGAGGGGGAACGATGA
- a CDS encoding GNAT family N-acetyltransferase: protein MTAETTVSRWRDQALAPLLLAYHLRTEAEKGVAVSAVGDLPPRYRAEVLDPRAAFAADAVWVAETGGTAVGCVVASASDDGSLEVKRLWVDPAGRGRGTAKALVGAVLGHAADTGAASVRLSVWQWRQDAVGLYERLGFVRVDSWDDRPGLVCMTRPTTNS, encoded by the coding sequence ATGACAGCCGAGACGACCGTTTCCCGGTGGCGTGACCAGGCGCTCGCGCCCCTCCTGCTCGCCTACCACCTGCGGACCGAGGCCGAGAAGGGCGTCGCCGTGTCCGCGGTCGGTGACCTGCCGCCGCGCTACCGGGCCGAGGTGCTCGACCCGCGGGCCGCGTTCGCCGCCGACGCCGTGTGGGTGGCCGAGACCGGCGGGACCGCGGTGGGCTGCGTGGTGGCGTCCGCGTCGGACGACGGCTCGCTGGAGGTCAAGCGGCTGTGGGTGGACCCGGCCGGTCGGGGCAGGGGCACGGCGAAAGCGCTGGTCGGGGCGGTGCTCGGGCACGCCGCCGACACCGGTGCGGCCTCGGTTCGGTTGTCCGTGTGGCAGTGGCGGCAGGACGCCGTCGGCCTCTACGAACGCCTCGGCTTCGTCCGGGTGGACTCCTGGGACGACCGGCCGGGGCTGGTGTGCATGACCCGTCCGACAACGAATAGTTGA